A single window of Streptomyces aquilus DNA harbors:
- a CDS encoding Lrp/AsnC family transcriptional regulator — MDDVDRKILAELQQDGRLTVTELAARVRLSVSPCHRRLRELERSGAISGYRAVVDPGAVGLTFEALVFVSMRQEDRDTVAEFEKALAGIPHVIDAQRLFGEPDYLLRVATADLAAFQRLYDERLATLPGVQRLTSTLVMKHVVRDRPLPA, encoded by the coding sequence ATGGACGACGTGGACAGAAAGATTCTTGCCGAGCTCCAGCAGGACGGGCGGCTGACCGTGACCGAGCTGGCCGCGCGGGTGCGCCTGAGCGTCTCGCCCTGCCATCGGCGGCTGCGCGAGCTGGAGCGGTCGGGGGCGATCAGCGGTTACCGGGCCGTGGTGGACCCGGGGGCCGTGGGGCTGACCTTCGAGGCGCTGGTCTTCGTCTCCATGCGGCAGGAGGACCGGGACACCGTCGCCGAGTTCGAGAAGGCGCTCGCCGGGATTCCCCATGTGATCGACGCCCAGCGGCTGTTCGGGGAGCCCGACTATCTGCTGCGGGTGGCCACCGCCGACCTCGCCGCCTTCCAGCGGCTCTACGACGAACGGCTGGCGACCCTGCCGGGTGTGCAGCGGCTGACCTCGACGCTGGTGATGAAGCACGTCGTACGGGACCGTCCGCTGCCCGCATAG
- a CDS encoding nitroreductase/quinone reductase family protein encodes MIGEKTVQRISSTRGFAKVAPHVIPALDRAVHRLTRGKVILSAQMLPGVILTSTGARSGQARRSPLACMPEADGTWILIGSNFGRPGHPAWTANLLAHPDAEISWKGTDIPVTAHLLTGEERAAVWKRLLVFWPPYATYQARVEREIRVFRIERR; translated from the coding sequence GTGATCGGCGAGAAGACGGTGCAGCGCATTTCGTCCACGCGGGGCTTCGCCAAGGTCGCCCCGCATGTCATCCCCGCCCTCGACCGGGCCGTGCACCGGCTGACCCGGGGCAAGGTCATCCTCAGCGCCCAGATGCTGCCGGGCGTCATCCTCACCTCGACGGGCGCCCGCAGCGGACAGGCCCGCCGCTCACCGCTCGCCTGCATGCCGGAGGCGGACGGCACCTGGATCCTCATCGGCTCCAACTTCGGCCGCCCCGGCCACCCCGCCTGGACCGCCAACCTCCTCGCCCACCCCGACGCCGAGATCAGCTGGAAGGGCACCGACATCCCCGTCACCGCCCACCTCCTGACGGGGGAGGAGCGGGCGGCCGTATGGAAGCGGCTGCTGGTCTTCTGGCCGCCGTACGCGACGTACCAGGCGCGGGTGGAGCGGGAGATCCGGGTGTTCAGGATCGAGCGGCGGTAG
- a CDS encoding acyl-CoA dehydrogenase family protein: protein MDAGFTAEQDEIRRTLRELLHKRCGPEELRAAVDTPAGHDPALWTALAEQLGLPGLALPEAYGGVGCSATELALAAEETGRVLAPSPLLATAVLVAPLVLALGTDAQRARLLPRIASGALTAALAAPAAGLALTGDNRGDWAGGGRAGGVQARRAGAGWTLYGEVGPVPDGHSARLLLVAAHTGGFARSRTLLFLVAGDADGVVRTRHTALDATRPLGHLQLRDAEAELLGGDEGTDVPAALARTGDGAAAVLACEAVGAADRVLERTVEYVKQREQFGRAIGSFQAVKHRLADVYVQVQAARSAAYYAAWATAHGERVSGLALAQGLEALRSSAGEAVQLHGGIGFTWEHDVQLYFKRAAGDELLFGPVHRLRAHAADAASLFTVTEVPV, encoded by the coding sequence ATGGACGCCGGCTTCACCGCCGAGCAGGACGAGATCCGCCGCACCCTGCGCGAACTGCTCCACAAGAGGTGCGGTCCCGAGGAACTGCGGGCCGCCGTCGACACCCCCGCCGGCCACGACCCGGCCCTGTGGACCGCCCTGGCCGAACAGCTCGGCCTGCCCGGACTGGCCCTCCCGGAGGCGTACGGCGGTGTCGGCTGCTCCGCCACCGAACTCGCCCTCGCGGCGGAGGAGACGGGACGGGTGCTGGCGCCCTCCCCGCTGCTCGCCACCGCCGTCCTCGTCGCCCCGCTGGTCCTGGCCCTCGGCACCGACGCCCAGCGCGCCCGCCTGCTGCCCCGGATCGCGTCCGGCGCTCTCACCGCCGCCCTCGCGGCCCCCGCCGCGGGCCTCGCCCTCACCGGCGACAACCGCGGGGACTGGGCGGGCGGCGGGCGTGCCGGGGGTGTACAGGCGCGGCGGGCGGGGGCGGGGTGGACGCTGTACGGGGAGGTCGGGCCGGTGCCGGACGGGCACAGCGCGCGGCTGCTGCTGGTCGCCGCGCACACCGGCGGGTTCGCCCGCTCCCGGACACTGCTCTTCCTGGTCGCCGGGGACGCCGACGGAGTCGTCCGCACCCGGCACACCGCTCTCGACGCGACCCGGCCGCTGGGGCACCTGCAACTGAGGGATGCCGAGGCCGAGTTGCTGGGCGGCGACGAGGGCACGGACGTCCCGGCCGCCCTCGCCCGCACCGGCGACGGCGCGGCCGCCGTGCTCGCCTGCGAGGCGGTCGGGGCCGCCGACCGGGTGCTGGAGCGGACCGTCGAGTACGTGAAGCAGCGCGAGCAGTTCGGGCGGGCGATCGGGTCCTTCCAGGCGGTCAAGCACCGGCTGGCCGACGTGTACGTCCAGGTGCAGGCGGCACGCTCGGCCGCGTACTACGCGGCGTGGGCCACCGCTCATGGCGAACGGGTCAGCGGGCTCGCCCTCGCACAGGGACTGGAGGCGCTCAGAAGCTCCGCCGGAGAGGCGGTCCAGCTGCACGGCGGCATCGGGTTCACCTGGGAGCACGACGTCCAGCTGTACTTCAAGCGGGCCGCCGGCGACGAACTGCTGTTCGGGCCGGTGCACCGGCTGCGGGCCCACGCGGCCGACGCGGCGTCCCTGTTCACGGTGACGGAGGTGCCGGTGTGA
- a CDS encoding flavin monoamine oxidase family protein, with amino-acid sequence MATERQLSRRSLLGAAGAGAVGLTAATAGTAAAVTRTADVCVVGAGLAGLTAARDLVAAGRTVVVLEARDRVGGRVLNLPLAGGGVTEAGGEFIGPTQDRIKALADSLGVATFATYDTGKNLLYKDGRKTPYATDGLLGSVPPIDAAGLANAAIVQATLDDLAKQIPVDAPWTAAKADEWDRQTFETWLRANAVIPSAKFLFDVACTSIFSAEPRELSFLFVLFYIAAAGNASNPGTLERLTETAGGAQELRFVGGSQRVPIKLAATLGDRVVLNSPVRSITKSGSQYVVTADGTTVTARRVVVAVPPPIAARITYDPVLPAARDQLTQRLPMASVGKAIAIYDTPFWRADGLNGQVVSDSGVVSSTFDNSPPDASYGALMGFIEADEARAFDAASEAEVRAAVLKDYATYFGEKAASPSAFVLQRWNNEPYTRGGPVSIAAPGVLTQYGPALRRPVGGIHWAGTETSTYWMGYMDGAVRSGERVAKEVLDVL; translated from the coding sequence GTGGCAACCGAAAGACAGCTCTCCCGCCGTTCCCTGCTCGGTGCCGCCGGCGCCGGTGCCGTCGGCCTCACCGCCGCCACCGCCGGGACGGCCGCCGCCGTCACCCGCACCGCCGACGTGTGTGTCGTCGGTGCCGGGCTGGCCGGACTCACCGCGGCCCGCGATCTGGTGGCGGCCGGCCGGACGGTGGTCGTCCTGGAGGCCCGCGACCGCGTCGGCGGCCGGGTGCTGAACCTCCCCCTCGCAGGCGGCGGGGTCACCGAGGCCGGCGGCGAGTTCATCGGCCCCACCCAGGACCGCATCAAGGCGCTCGCCGACTCCCTCGGCGTCGCCACCTTCGCCACCTACGACACCGGCAAGAACCTCCTCTACAAGGACGGCAGGAAAACCCCGTACGCCACCGACGGCCTCCTCGGCTCGGTCCCGCCGATCGACGCGGCCGGCCTCGCCAACGCCGCGATCGTCCAGGCCACCCTCGACGACCTGGCGAAACAGATCCCGGTCGACGCCCCCTGGACCGCGGCCAAGGCCGACGAATGGGACCGGCAGACCTTCGAGACCTGGCTGCGCGCCAACGCCGTGATCCCCTCGGCCAAGTTCCTCTTCGACGTGGCCTGTACGTCGATCTTCTCGGCCGAGCCCCGTGAACTCTCCTTCCTGTTCGTGCTCTTCTACATCGCCGCCGCGGGCAACGCCTCCAACCCCGGCACCCTGGAACGCCTCACCGAGACGGCGGGCGGCGCCCAGGAGCTCCGCTTCGTCGGCGGCTCCCAACGGGTCCCGATCAAGCTCGCCGCCACCCTCGGCGACCGGGTCGTGCTGAACTCGCCGGTGCGCTCGATCACCAAGTCCGGCTCCCAGTACGTCGTGACGGCCGACGGCACCACGGTCACCGCCCGCCGGGTCGTCGTCGCCGTCCCCCCGCCGATCGCCGCCCGCATCACCTACGACCCGGTCCTGCCCGCCGCCCGCGACCAGCTCACCCAGCGCCTGCCGATGGCCTCCGTCGGCAAGGCCATCGCGATCTACGACACCCCCTTCTGGCGCGCCGACGGCCTCAACGGCCAGGTCGTCAGCGACTCCGGCGTGGTCAGCTCCACCTTCGACAACTCCCCGCCCGACGCCTCCTACGGCGCGCTCATGGGCTTCATCGAGGCCGACGAGGCCCGCGCGTTCGACGCGGCGAGCGAGGCCGAGGTCAGGGCCGCCGTGCTGAAGGACTACGCGACGTACTTCGGCGAGAAAGCCGCCTCCCCTTCCGCCTTCGTCCTGCAACGCTGGAACAACGAGCCCTACACCCGAGGCGGCCCCGTCTCCATCGCCGCGCCCGGCGTGCTGACCCAGTACGGTCCCGCCCTGCGCCGGCCGGTCGGCGGCATCCACTGGGCCGGGACGGAGACGTCCACGTACTGGATGGGCTACATGGACGGCGCGGTGCGGTCGGGCGAGCGGGTGGCGAAGGAGGTGCTGGACGTCCTGTGA
- a CDS encoding DoxX family membrane protein has product MDTIWLTGAEWLAVLRIGLGLWWLESWRHKDKKTWFEGGGITWAADIAAKHRWTPVRSGFEVVVRPRPKTMAYVVAYAELALGLGLILGLLTPIALVGGLLLNALYFTLMIHDWAEQGQNSMMALISVVGLFGMSWQTWSLDSALGWF; this is encoded by the coding sequence ATGGACACGATCTGGCTCACCGGTGCGGAATGGCTGGCCGTCCTGCGCATAGGTCTCGGGCTGTGGTGGCTGGAGAGCTGGCGGCACAAGGACAAGAAGACGTGGTTCGAGGGCGGCGGGATCACCTGGGCCGCGGACATCGCCGCCAAGCACCGGTGGACCCCGGTCCGCAGCGGCTTCGAGGTGGTCGTGCGGCCGCGCCCGAAGACGATGGCGTACGTCGTCGCCTACGCGGAACTGGCCCTCGGCCTCGGCCTGATCCTCGGCCTGCTGACTCCTATCGCCCTGGTCGGCGGACTGCTGCTCAACGCGCTCTACTTCACGCTCATGATCCACGACTGGGCCGAGCAGGGGCAGAACTCGATGATGGCGCTGATCTCCGTGGTCGGCCTGTTCGGGATGTCCTGGCAGACGTGGTCGCTGGACAGCGCGCTGGGCTGGTTCTGA
- a CDS encoding flavin-containing monooxygenase — MADSTASSAPSGAEPNTAARPVYVIGGGPGGLAAAYALRAQGVRAVVLEKSDRVGASWRRHYDRLHLHTTRRLSGLPGLAMPRKFGRWVSRDNVVRYLEKYAEYHELEIVTGVEVSRVERSADGTGWLLHATGGRELTGAAVVVATGYNHTPHLPDWPGRDGYTGDLVHASEYRNPEPYAGRDVLVVGVGNTGAEIAVDLVEGGASRVRLSVRTTPHIVRRSTAGWAAQYTGVLVRRLPVGLVDRLAGPMGKLSVPDLSAHGLPRPDTGLYSRVNEGSIPVQDVGLIDAVKAGKVEIVAAVDGFEDGKVALADGDRIAPDAVIAATGYVRALEGLVGHLEVLDARGRPLVHGARTPSNAPGLYFTGYTNPISGMFRELAIDAEKIAKAIARTGSATRLDAVRT; from the coding sequence ATGGCCGACTCCACAGCGTCCTCCGCGCCCTCCGGCGCGGAGCCGAACACCGCAGCCCGCCCCGTCTACGTCATCGGCGGCGGCCCGGGCGGACTCGCCGCGGCGTACGCGCTGCGGGCCCAGGGCGTGCGCGCCGTCGTCCTGGAGAAGTCCGACCGCGTCGGCGCCTCCTGGCGGCGCCACTACGACCGTCTGCATCTGCACACCACCCGCCGCCTGTCCGGCCTGCCGGGCCTGGCGATGCCGCGCAAGTTCGGGCGCTGGGTGTCCCGCGACAACGTGGTGCGCTATCTGGAGAAGTACGCCGAGTACCACGAGCTGGAGATCGTCACCGGGGTCGAGGTCTCCCGGGTCGAGCGCTCCGCCGACGGCACCGGCTGGCTGCTGCACGCCACCGGCGGCCGCGAACTGACCGGCGCCGCCGTCGTCGTCGCCACCGGCTACAACCACACCCCGCACCTGCCCGACTGGCCCGGCCGCGACGGCTACACCGGCGACCTGGTGCACGCCTCGGAGTACCGCAACCCCGAGCCCTACGCCGGCCGTGACGTCCTCGTCGTCGGTGTCGGCAACACCGGCGCCGAGATCGCCGTCGACCTGGTGGAGGGCGGCGCCTCCCGGGTACGCCTGTCGGTGCGCACCACCCCGCACATCGTCCGCCGCTCGACGGCCGGCTGGGCCGCCCAGTACACCGGCGTCCTCGTACGGCGCCTGCCGGTCGGGCTCGTCGACCGGCTCGCCGGCCCGATGGGCAAGCTGAGCGTGCCCGACCTGTCCGCCCACGGCCTGCCCCGCCCCGACACCGGCCTCTACAGCCGCGTCAACGAGGGCTCCATCCCGGTCCAGGACGTCGGCCTCATCGACGCCGTCAAGGCGGGCAAGGTGGAGATCGTCGCCGCCGTCGACGGCTTCGAGGACGGCAAGGTCGCCCTCGCCGACGGCGACCGCATCGCCCCGGACGCGGTGATCGCGGCGACCGGCTACGTCCGCGCCCTGGAGGGCCTGGTCGGCCACCTGGAGGTCCTCGACGCCCGCGGCAGGCCGCTGGTGCACGGCGCCCGCACCCCGTCGAACGCCCCCGGCCTCTACTTCACCGGCTACACCAACCCGATCAGCGGCATGTTCCGGGAACTCGCGATCGACGCGGAGAAGATCGCGAAGGCGATCGCCCGGACGGGCTCGGCGACCCGCCTGGACGCCGTGCGCACGTAG
- a CDS encoding DUF11 domain-containing protein, giving the protein MSGTALGAASVLLASLTACTVTGETASPSLTAPAVFYLRPPGDRTGPHDKMPYSLVAEDTGGPGARTLTADVPKEARGTVVIRGYGGCEGSAAHVTCAVDGDYSNWSDAPRAKVVAAKGAKAGDSAVVTYTYTTKGGKKLTARTRFVVGEPVVEAVAPESVDDVRPGSRLGEPLVVRNTGEVPAHGLGVELSVSGTEFETRYANCRYPELQKGTVAVCEFPDLTLDPGETVALAPALGIRTPRTQMYSSYARHVWALDMGPGHYATVHKGGDRGDGPALEPRPTGKHTGDAFVAGGGATNVVLDTYADYEVSAVRLKGAPGDKRTFTLEVRNNGPADVGAPVRLVFEPPLGTSMVKQPMTEYDDGVYEPYCESNGFTHTCDVKALKPGESQSLEFTMALGEPGEGTLTLENKKPFSSWDVGRRDPDAGNDTAVIRVSR; this is encoded by the coding sequence ATGTCCGGTACGGCGCTCGGCGCCGCGTCCGTCCTCCTCGCGTCCCTCACCGCCTGCACCGTGACCGGGGAGACCGCGTCCCCCTCCCTCACCGCACCCGCGGTCTTCTACCTCCGCCCACCGGGCGACCGGACGGGCCCGCACGACAAGATGCCCTACTCCCTGGTGGCCGAGGACACCGGCGGCCCCGGTGCGCGCACGCTCACCGCGGACGTGCCGAAGGAGGCGCGGGGCACGGTGGTGATCCGCGGGTACGGGGGCTGCGAGGGCAGTGCGGCGCACGTCACCTGCGCGGTCGACGGCGACTACAGCAACTGGTCCGACGCGCCGCGCGCCAAGGTGGTGGCGGCGAAGGGGGCGAAGGCCGGCGACTCGGCCGTGGTGACGTACACCTACACGACGAAGGGCGGGAAGAAGCTCACGGCGCGGACCCGGTTCGTCGTCGGCGAGCCCGTCGTCGAGGCGGTGGCGCCGGAGTCGGTGGACGACGTCCGTCCTGGCTCCCGTCTTGGCGAGCCGCTCGTGGTCCGCAACACGGGCGAGGTGCCGGCGCATGGCCTGGGCGTGGAACTGAGCGTCAGCGGAACGGAGTTCGAGACCCGGTACGCCAACTGCCGCTACCCCGAACTCCAGAAGGGGACCGTCGCCGTCTGTGAGTTCCCGGACCTGACCCTGGACCCGGGCGAGACGGTCGCCCTCGCCCCCGCCCTGGGCATCCGCACCCCGCGGACGCAGATGTACAGCTCCTACGCCAGGCACGTCTGGGCCCTGGACATGGGCCCCGGCCATTACGCGACGGTCCACAAGGGCGGTGATCGCGGGGACGGTCCCGCGCTGGAGCCGCGGCCCACCGGCAAGCACACCGGCGACGCCTTCGTGGCGGGTGGCGGCGCCACGAACGTCGTCCTCGACACCTACGCCGACTACGAGGTCTCCGCCGTCCGCCTGAAGGGCGCGCCCGGCGACAAGAGGACCTTCACGCTCGAGGTCCGCAACAACGGCCCCGCCGACGTCGGCGCCCCGGTCCGGCTCGTCTTCGAACCGCCGCTCGGCACCTCGATGGTGAAACAGCCCATGACGGAGTACGACGACGGCGTGTACGAGCCGTACTGCGAGAGCAACGGCTTCACCCACACCTGTGACGTGAAGGCCCTCAAGCCGGGGGAGAGCCAGAGCCTGGAGTTCACGATGGCCCTCGGTGAGCCGGGCGAGGGCACCCTGACCCTGGAGAACAAGAAGCCGTTCAGCTCCTGGGACGTGGGCCGCCGTGATCCGGACGCGGGCAACGACACGGCCGTCATCAGGGTGTCGCGATGA
- a CDS encoding LysE family translocator yields the protein MDTGLLFSFLALDLLLVCVPGADWAYVIAAGVRGRSVARAVAGLVAGYAVHTALAVAGLAVLVARSPALLTALTVAGAAYLVWLGWGVLRRPAVPEAGGDEGGALFLRGAAISGLNPKGLLLYLSVLPQFLVTRGGHPPVAAQTAVLGVLHMACCAAVYLAVGSAARTLLTARPRAARAVTRTSGAAMLGIGALLLAQHAL from the coding sequence ATGGACACCGGACTGCTCTTCTCCTTCCTCGCCCTCGACCTCCTGCTGGTGTGCGTGCCGGGCGCCGACTGGGCGTACGTCATCGCGGCCGGCGTGCGCGGGCGGTCGGTGGCGCGGGCGGTGGCGGGGCTGGTGGCCGGGTACGCGGTGCACACCGCGCTCGCGGTGGCCGGACTCGCGGTGCTGGTCGCGCGCTCGCCCGCGCTGCTGACCGCCCTGACGGTGGCGGGCGCCGCCTACCTGGTGTGGCTGGGCTGGGGCGTGCTGCGCCGTCCGGCGGTCCCGGAGGCGGGCGGCGACGAGGGCGGGGCCCTGTTCCTGCGCGGGGCGGCGATCAGCGGCCTCAACCCCAAGGGCCTGCTGCTCTACCTCTCGGTGCTCCCCCAGTTCCTCGTCACCCGGGGCGGCCATCCGCCGGTGGCCGCGCAGACGGCCGTGCTCGGTGTCCTGCACATGGCGTGCTGCGCCGCCGTCTACCTCGCCGTCGGCAGCGCGGCCCGCACCCTGCTGACCGCCCGCCCCCGAGCCGCCCGCGCGGTCACCCGCACCTCCGGGGCGGCGATGCTGGGCATCGGCGCGCTCCTGCTGGCGCAGCACGCCCTGTGA
- a CDS encoding Zn-ribbon domain-containing OB-fold protein codes for MSAARHDVPEADAFTRAYWDAAAAGTLLIRHCRACDRPHHYPREFCPHCWSEDVEWRPASGRAELYTWSVVHRNDLPPFGERVPYVAAVVQLAEGPRMMTEVVDAPPEALRAGMALQVGFRDGIPVFRPAE; via the coding sequence ATGAGCGCGGCGCGACACGACGTCCCCGAGGCGGACGCCTTCACCCGCGCGTACTGGGACGCGGCGGCGGCCGGCACGCTCCTGATCCGCCACTGCCGCGCCTGCGACCGCCCGCACCACTACCCCCGCGAGTTCTGCCCGCACTGCTGGAGCGAGGACGTGGAGTGGCGGCCGGCGAGCGGCCGCGCCGAGCTCTACACCTGGTCCGTCGTCCATCGCAACGACCTGCCGCCGTTCGGCGAGCGCGTCCCGTACGTCGCCGCGGTCGTCCAACTGGCCGAGGGCCCGCGGATGATGACGGAAGTCGTGGACGCCCCGCCCGAGGCGCTGCGCGCGGGCATGGCACTCCAGGTCGGCTTCCGGGACGGGATCCCGGTGTTCCGGCCCGCGGAATGA
- a CDS encoding thiolase C-terminal domain-containing protein, giving the protein MAASLTRSGGRKVAVVGAALADCGRADDATPYTLHAQAARRALADSGLDRSVVDGFASAGTGVLAPVEVAEYLGLRPTWVDSTSVGGSTWEVMAAHAADAIAAGHADAVLLVYGSTARADIRAGRRTGNLSFGARGPLQFEVPYGHTLIAKYAMAARRHMLEHGTTLEQLAEVAVQARENAARNPEAMYRDPLTVDDVLSAPMIADPFTKLHCCIRSDGGAAVLLAAEEYVQDSRPAPVRILGTGEHVSHATMSEWPDFTVSPAAVSGRLAFERAGVRPADIELAEIYDAFTYMTLVTLEDLGFCKKGEGGAYVQARELPVNTDGGGLSAQHPGMRGLFLLVEAVRQLRGEAGARQVLRKDGTLPELAVASGTGGWFCSSGTVVLGRA; this is encoded by the coding sequence ATGGCTGCCTCATTGACGAGGTCCGGCGGCCGGAAGGTCGCCGTGGTCGGTGCCGCCCTCGCCGACTGCGGCCGGGCGGACGACGCGACGCCGTACACGCTGCACGCCCAGGCGGCCCGGCGCGCGCTCGCGGACTCGGGGCTCGACCGGTCCGTGGTGGACGGGTTCGCGTCGGCGGGCACGGGCGTACTGGCGCCGGTGGAGGTGGCCGAGTACCTGGGCCTGCGCCCCACCTGGGTCGACTCCACGTCGGTCGGCGGCTCGACGTGGGAGGTCATGGCGGCGCACGCGGCGGACGCGATAGCGGCGGGCCACGCCGACGCCGTCCTCCTGGTGTACGGCTCGACGGCACGGGCGGACATCAGGGCGGGCCGCCGCACCGGCAACCTCTCGTTCGGCGCCCGGGGCCCGCTCCAGTTCGAGGTCCCCTACGGCCACACGCTGATCGCCAAGTACGCGATGGCGGCCCGCCGCCACATGCTCGAACACGGCACGACACTGGAGCAGTTGGCGGAGGTGGCGGTACAGGCGCGGGAGAACGCGGCCCGCAACCCGGAGGCGATGTACCGCGACCCCCTCACGGTGGACGACGTCCTGTCCGCCCCGATGATCGCGGACCCCTTCACCAAGCTGCACTGCTGCATCCGCTCCGACGGCGGGGCGGCGGTCCTGCTGGCGGCGGAGGAGTACGTCCAGGACAGCCGCCCCGCCCCCGTCCGGATCCTCGGCACCGGCGAACACGTCTCCCACGCCACGATGTCCGAGTGGCCGGACTTCACGGTCTCCCCGGCGGCCGTGAGCGGACGCCTGGCCTTCGAACGGGCGGGGGTACGACCGGCCGACATCGAACTGGCGGAGATCTACGACGCCTTCACCTACATGACCCTGGTGACCCTGGAGGACCTCGGCTTCTGCAAGAAGGGCGAGGGCGGGGCGTACGTCCAGGCGCGGGAGCTTCCCGTGAACACGGACGGGGGCGGGCTGTCGGCCCAACACCCCGGCATGCGCGGCCTGTTCCTGCTGGTGGAGGCGGTACGGCAGCTACGGGGCGAGGCGGGCGCGAGGCAAGTGCTCCGGAAGGACGGGACCTTGCCCGAACTGGCGGTGGCGTCCGGCACCGGGGGCTGGTTCTGCTCGTCGGGGACGGTGGTGCTGGGGCGGGCATGA
- a CDS encoding pyridoxine/pyridoxamine 5'-phosphate oxidase has product METPDLHESLRSLRVWDPEVTTLPAFDPATAPPAPLALFTGWFAEAVAAGQTEPHTMSLATSDAAGLPDVRTVMLHGADADGWAFASHSHSRKGGHLAARPYAALGFYWPVLGRQVRVRGPVTAAPSAAGQADLHARSTGALAAALTGRQSEVLGSVEELARASAAAWERAQREPDAPVASWTLYRLVPEEVEFFQGDARRQHVRLHYRRTEDGWARELLWP; this is encoded by the coding sequence ATGGAAACCCCGGATCTTCACGAGTCACTGAGGTCGTTGCGGGTGTGGGACCCGGAGGTCACCACGCTGCCCGCCTTCGACCCGGCGACCGCACCCCCGGCGCCCCTGGCCCTGTTCACCGGCTGGTTCGCCGAGGCGGTCGCGGCCGGGCAGACCGAGCCGCACACCATGTCCCTCGCGACCTCGGACGCGGCCGGTCTGCCGGACGTACGGACCGTGATGCTGCACGGCGCCGACGCGGACGGCTGGGCCTTCGCGAGCCACTCCCACAGCCGCAAGGGCGGACACCTGGCGGCACGGCCGTACGCCGCCCTCGGTTTCTACTGGCCGGTGCTGGGCCGGCAGGTGCGGGTGCGCGGGCCGGTGACCGCCGCGCCCTCCGCGGCGGGGCAGGCCGACCTGCACGCCCGGTCGACCGGCGCGCTCGCCGCCGCGCTGACCGGCCGGCAGAGCGAGGTGCTGGGCTCGGTCGAGGAGCTGGCACGGGCGTCGGCGGCGGCCTGGGAGCGGGCGCAGCGGGAGCCGGACGCGCCCGTGGCGTCCTGGACGCTGTACCGGCTCGTCCCCGAGGAGGTGGAGTTCTTCCAGGGGGACGCCCGGCGGCAGCACGTACGGCTCCACTACCGCCGTACGGAGGACGGCTGGGCTCGGGAGCTGCTCTGGCCCTGA
- a CDS encoding GNAT family N-acetyltransferase — protein MAHTSERTPSHQPAPELLGHGLRLSPWDPDSAADAATWLRARADPEFRRWNTPLVQVTDLDEAHASLRAVTERMADGESVSFRVADAASGTTLGHIGVNAIDQVMSVARVGYWVLPEARGHRVATRALVLAARWAFTDLGLYRLELGHALGHEASCRVAERSGFRYEGTLRGAMFESGTLDAFRDVHLHARLSTDPEPAGPR, from the coding sequence ATGGCCCATACAAGCGAACGGACCCCGAGTCACCAGCCCGCCCCCGAACTGCTCGGTCACGGGCTCCGGTTGAGCCCCTGGGACCCGGACTCCGCCGCCGACGCCGCGACCTGGCTGCGCGCCCGCGCCGACCCCGAGTTCCGCCGCTGGAACACCCCGCTGGTGCAGGTCACCGACCTCGACGAGGCCCACGCCTCGCTGCGCGCGGTGACGGAGCGCATGGCGGACGGCGAGAGCGTGTCCTTCCGGGTCGCGGACGCGGCGAGCGGTACGACCCTCGGGCACATCGGCGTCAACGCGATCGACCAGGTCATGAGCGTCGCCCGCGTCGGCTACTGGGTGCTGCCCGAGGCCCGCGGCCACCGCGTCGCCACCCGCGCCCTCGTGCTCGCCGCCCGCTGGGCCTTCACCGACCTCGGCCTGTACCGCCTCGAACTGGGCCACGCCCTCGGCCACGAGGCCTCGTGCCGGGTGGCCGAGCGATCCGGGTTCCGGTACGAGGGAACCCTGCGGGGGGCGATGTTCGAGTCGGGCACGCTGGACGCCTTCCGGGACGTCCACCTGCACGCCCGCCTGTCGACCGACCCGGAACCGGCGGGCCCACGATGA